From Heteronotia binoei isolate CCM8104 ecotype False Entrance Well chromosome 17, APGP_CSIRO_Hbin_v1, whole genome shotgun sequence, one genomic window encodes:
- the SMPDL3B gene encoding acid sphingomyelinase-like phosphodiesterase 3b isoform X2, which translates to MKSILPNPDFILWTGDDTPHVPNEKLSEEAVLDIIRQLTDLIKQVFPDTQVYPAMGNHDFHPKNQLPAENNTIYSGLAELWRPWLSNSSIHTFKEGAFYSEKLSGSGPARRMVVLNTNLYYENNNQTISSKDPGGQFQWLEETLANASKAEEKVYIIGHVPPGFFEKKRGMPWFRERFNQRYTEIIQKHHTVIVAQFFGHHHTDSFRIFYSDGGSPISVMFLAPAVTPWKTTLPGVHNGANNPGIRVFMYDQETLLLKDMVTYYLNLTHANLGVPKWEKEYSLTEAFQVPDGSVQSMHLLLEKLTKDNHHLQQYYRYNSVQYDLTDCDSSCQTDHICAIQEVDFAKYKQCVKARSGAVASSAPPLSLLFFCLAMGLWSIFSTREHARNEGK; encoded by the exons ATGAAGAGCATTCTCCCCAACCCAGATTTCATTCTCTGGACCGG GGATGATACTCCACATGTTCCGAATGAAAAACTGAGTGAAGAAGCTGTGCTGGACATAATCAGACAACTAACTGACCTGATCAAACAGGTATTTCCAG ACACTCAGGTCTATCCTGCAATGGGCAACCATGACTTCCACCCCAAAAACCAGCTGCCAGCTGAGAACAACACGATTTACAGTGGACTGGCAGAACTGTGGCGCCCGTGGCTGAGCAACTCCTCGATCCATACGTTCAAAGAAG GTGCTTTCTACAGTGAAAAGCTGTCTGGTTCTGGCCCAGCAAGGCGGATGGTTGTCCTCAACACAAACCTATATTATGAGAATAACAATCAAACCATCAGCTCAAAGGATCCAGGAGGCCAGTTTCAGTGGCTGGAAGAGACGCTTGCCAATGCATCGAAAGCAGAAGAAAAG GTCTATATTATTGGCCACGTCCCACCCGGCTTCTTTGAAAAGAAGCGAGGAATGCCATGGTTCCGAGAGCGCTTTAATCAACGATATACAGAAATCATCCAGAAGCATCACACAGTGATTGTGGCACAGTTCTTTGGGCATCATCACACAGATAGCTTTAGAATTTTTTACAGCGATGGAG GTTCTCCAATAAGCGTCATGTTTTTAGCTCCAGCTGTCACACCATGGAAGACAACCTTGCCTGGGGTGCACAATGGAGCCAACAATCCCGGCATCCGGGTCTTCATGTATGACCAAGAGACCCTATTGCTGAAG gACATGGTGACTTATTATCTAAACCTCACCCATGCTAACTTGGGGGTCCCCAAATGGGAGAAAGAGTACAGCCTGACAGAAGCTTTCCAAGTCCCTGATGGCTCGGTCCAGTCCATGCATCTGTTGCTAGAGAAACTCACAAAGGACAACCACCATCTTCAGCAGTACTACCGGTATAACTCTGTTCAGTATGACCTCACGGACTGtgacagcagctgccagaccGACCATATCTGTGCCATTCAGGAAGTCGATTTTGCAAAATACAAGCAGTGTGTTAAAGCCAGAAGTGGTGCGGTGGCATCTTCAGCCCCACCATTGAGCCTGCTCTTCTTTTGTTTGGCCATGGGGCTCTGGAGTATCTTTAGCACACGGGAACATGCCAGGAATGAGGGAAAATAG
- the XKR8 gene encoding XK-related protein 8: MAWSGCGPKCIQPWNPRYRYLDLLFALMGTAAFLVDLAADVWVAASYLQAGHYYWGGLVLGLLGLSSLTTQVFSWAWYRSDPKELHRDQLKDQTLLIVHVLQLGYLYRCLHALKVGFQVCWTEAASEADRGYAVFLSHDISLLRIFETFLESAPQLTLGLYIILHTSKAEMFQILGICTSFICIAWALLDYHQSLRIFLRDKHKLGILSSAVYFLWNFLLVCPRILSLALFTDLFPSYVFLHFLGVWFAMFHWVTLQETDFMEHAGFEWLYRAVVAVVLYFCWFNVAEGKTRYRSIIYYTFLMLDSALLACFWVWYNLPLSWDSPVLYAILAALPCYSLGIFLRCIYYHSFHPTLQVASLASYDEVDTRELAGGDAAVFQQEPVVGYINQRTYKLSCFFADFSQDLRGQRNGAFGSVNL; the protein is encoded by the exons ATGGCATGGTCGGGATGTGGCCCCAAGTGCATCCAGCCCTGGAATCCCCGTTACCGTTACTTGGACCTGCTCTTTGCCTTGATGGGCACGGCGGCGTTCCTGGTGGACCTGGCTGCGGATGTGTGGGTGGCCGCCAGCTACCTGCAGGCCGGGCATTACTACTGGGGCGGCCTGGTGCTGGGCCTTTTGGGCCTCTCCTCGTTGACGACGCAAGTCTTCAGTTGGGCCTGGTACCGGAGCGACCCGAAAGAGCTGCACCGGGACCAGCTCAAAGACCAGACCCTGCTGATAGTACACGTCCTGCAGCTCGGATACTTGTACAG GTGTCTCCATGCCCTGAAGGTGGGTTTTCAGGTGTGCTGGACGGAAGCTGCATCAGAAGCTGATCGGGGCTATGCTGTTTTCCTCTCCCATGACATCAGCTTGCTGCGCATATTCGAGACCTTCCTGGAAAGTGCCCCGCAGCTCACCCTAGGGCTCTACATTATTCTGCACACGAGTAAAGCTGAGATGTTTCAGA TACTTGGAATTTGCACCTCTTTCATATGCATTGCCTGGGCACTCTTAGATTACCACCAGTCCCTGCGCATCTTCCTACGGGACAAGCACAAGCTGGGCATCCTTTCCTCCGCCGTCTACTTCCTGTGGAACTTCCTGTTAGTGTGCCCCCGCATCCTGTCCCTGGCCCTCTTCACTGACCTCTTCCCCAGCTACGTCTTCTTGCACTTCCTGGGCGTCTGGTTTGCCATGTTCCACTGGGTGACACTGCAGGAGACAGACTTCATGGAGCATGCCGGCTTTGAGTGGCTTTATCGGGCAGTGGTAGCCGTTGTCCTCTACTTTTGCTGGTTCAATGTGGCCGAGGGGAAGACGCGCTACCGCAGCATCATTTACTACACGTTCCTAATGCTGGACAGTGCCCTCCTCGCCTGTTTTTGGGTCTGGTACAACCTTCCCTTGAGCTGGGACTCCCCTGTGCTGTACGCGATCCTCGCTGCCCTGCCCTGCTACAGCCTTGGAATCTTTTTGCGATGCATCTACTATCACAGTTTTCACCCCACACTACAAGTTGCATCCCTGGCCAGTTATGATGAAGTAGACACCAGAGAGCTAGCGGGTGGCGATGCGGCTGTTTTCCAGCAAGAGCCAGTTGTAGGCTACATCAACCAGCGGACATATAAACTCTCTTGTTTTTTTGCTGACTTCTCGCAGGACTTACGAGGTCAACGAAATGGGGCATTTGGGAGCGTGAATCTTTGA
- the SMPDL3B gene encoding acid sphingomyelinase-like phosphodiesterase 3b isoform X1: MDLLRISLLLVRCTVAAAATGSFWHITDLHLDPQYKAVPDPLGVCPSAGSQPVAGAGAWGDYLCDAPLILVNSSIYAMKSILPNPDFILWTGDDTPHVPNEKLSEEAVLDIIRQLTDLIKQVFPDTQVYPAMGNHDFHPKNQLPAENNTIYSGLAELWRPWLSNSSIHTFKEGAFYSEKLSGSGPARRMVVLNTNLYYENNNQTISSKDPGGQFQWLEETLANASKAEEKVYIIGHVPPGFFEKKRGMPWFRERFNQRYTEIIQKHHTVIVAQFFGHHHTDSFRIFYSDGGSPISVMFLAPAVTPWKTTLPGVHNGANNPGIRVFMYDQETLLLKDMVTYYLNLTHANLGVPKWEKEYSLTEAFQVPDGSVQSMHLLLEKLTKDNHHLQQYYRYNSVQYDLTDCDSSCQTDHICAIQEVDFAKYKQCVKARSGAVASSAPPLSLLFFCLAMGLWSIFSTREHARNEGK; the protein is encoded by the exons ATGGATCTTTTGAGAATCAGCTTGCTTCTGGTGCGCTGCACAGTTGCTGCAGCAGCCACAG GCTCCTTTTGGCACATTACAGACCTCCACCTGGACCCTCAGTACAAAGCAGTGCCAGACCCTCTAGGGGTGTGCCCATCTGCTGGCTCCCAGCCAGTGGCCGGTGCGGGGGCTTGGGGTGATTACTTATGTGATGCTCCCTTGATTCTCGTCAACTCTTCCATCTATGCCATGAAGAGCATTCTCCCCAACCCAGATTTCATTCTCTGGACCGG GGATGATACTCCACATGTTCCGAATGAAAAACTGAGTGAAGAAGCTGTGCTGGACATAATCAGACAACTAACTGACCTGATCAAACAGGTATTTCCAG ACACTCAGGTCTATCCTGCAATGGGCAACCATGACTTCCACCCCAAAAACCAGCTGCCAGCTGAGAACAACACGATTTACAGTGGACTGGCAGAACTGTGGCGCCCGTGGCTGAGCAACTCCTCGATCCATACGTTCAAAGAAG GTGCTTTCTACAGTGAAAAGCTGTCTGGTTCTGGCCCAGCAAGGCGGATGGTTGTCCTCAACACAAACCTATATTATGAGAATAACAATCAAACCATCAGCTCAAAGGATCCAGGAGGCCAGTTTCAGTGGCTGGAAGAGACGCTTGCCAATGCATCGAAAGCAGAAGAAAAG GTCTATATTATTGGCCACGTCCCACCCGGCTTCTTTGAAAAGAAGCGAGGAATGCCATGGTTCCGAGAGCGCTTTAATCAACGATATACAGAAATCATCCAGAAGCATCACACAGTGATTGTGGCACAGTTCTTTGGGCATCATCACACAGATAGCTTTAGAATTTTTTACAGCGATGGAG GTTCTCCAATAAGCGTCATGTTTTTAGCTCCAGCTGTCACACCATGGAAGACAACCTTGCCTGGGGTGCACAATGGAGCCAACAATCCCGGCATCCGGGTCTTCATGTATGACCAAGAGACCCTATTGCTGAAG gACATGGTGACTTATTATCTAAACCTCACCCATGCTAACTTGGGGGTCCCCAAATGGGAGAAAGAGTACAGCCTGACAGAAGCTTTCCAAGTCCCTGATGGCTCGGTCCAGTCCATGCATCTGTTGCTAGAGAAACTCACAAAGGACAACCACCATCTTCAGCAGTACTACCGGTATAACTCTGTTCAGTATGACCTCACGGACTGtgacagcagctgccagaccGACCATATCTGTGCCATTCAGGAAGTCGATTTTGCAAAATACAAGCAGTGTGTTAAAGCCAGAAGTGGTGCGGTGGCATCTTCAGCCCCACCATTGAGCCTGCTCTTCTTTTGTTTGGCCATGGGGCTCTGGAGTATCTTTAGCACACGGGAACATGCCAGGAATGAGGGAAAATAG